One region of Culex pipiens pallens isolate TS chromosome 2, TS_CPP_V2, whole genome shotgun sequence genomic DNA includes:
- the LOC120424087 gene encoding SET domain-containing protein SmydA-8-like produces the protein MSKDQFTVLESPELGRYGVARRNLRAGEIIFEEQVFAIGPKASTSPLCLECASPVDGGADGPKCPQCGWPLCEECVRSVVYHKAECDLFVKNKVKFQNQQNTDGCCAQLDCITPLRVLLAKEADPERWNGEICMMEDHRAERAGSVYWNADQNNVVRYLRLACGLKDRCSEELIQQVIGILEVNAFEARTHRGYAVRGLYPKLAIMAHSCVRNVVHSIHPSKDYRLIARTAIDVEEGGKLYTSYTFAQDPTHYRQTTLKDSKYFSCQCERCLDPTELGTYFSSLKCRKCNKGSMVSSKPTDEEAEWHCTSCDRVLEADAMAIVTKVMQDDVGKIVYMESGTERLESYEQAFAKYSAVLEPLHYLLTSIRQSLIELYGRVPEYRLQELSDAKLERKIALCKDIMRVLDVFEPGKTRSRAIVLYELHAPIVVLSQSLLDQGKIDIETMKVRFEEVVVMLEECAEILEWEDPATPEGTLANLVKESIVKLTL, from the exons ATGAGTAAAGATCAATTCACCGTGCTGGAGAGCCCCGAGCTGGGCCGGTACGGAGTCGCCAGGCGTAACTTGAGGGCCGGAGAGATCATCTTCGAGGAGCAAGTGTTCGCGATCGGTCCCAAAGCGAGCACGTCGCCGCTCTGCCTGGAGTGCGCTAGCCCGGTAGATGGCGGGGCCGACGGACCAAAGTGTCCCCAGTGTGGGTGGCCGTTGTGTGAGGAATGTGTCAGGAGTGTCGTGTATCATAAGGCAGAATGTGATCTTTTTGTGAAGAACAAGGTCAAGTTTCAGAATCAGCAGAATACTGACGGTTGTTGTGCCCAGTTGGATTGCATAACTCCGTTGAGGGTGTTGCTCGCGAAGGAAGCTGATCCGGAACGATGGAACGGGGAAATCTGTATGATGGAAGATCATCGGGCGGAGCGTGCTGGGAGCGTGTATTGGAATGCGGATCAGAATAATGTTGTCAGATACTTGCGCCTTGCTTGCGGTTTGAAGGATCGCTGCTCGGAAGAGTTGATCCAGCAGGTGATTGGGATCTTGGAGGTGAACGCGTTTGAGGCACGAACCCATCGAGGATACGCAGTGCGGGGTTTGTACCCAAAGTTGGCGATCATGGCGCATTCGTGCGTGCGGAATGTGGTGCATTCGATTCATCCGAGCAAGGATTACAG GCTCATAGCGAGAACGGCGATCGACGTTGAGGAAGGTGGAAAGCTGTACACCAGCTATACTTTTGCGCAGGACCCTACTCACTACAGGCAGACAACGCTGAAGGACTCCAAGTACTTTTCCTGCCAGTGCGAGCGCTGTCTGGATCCTACAGAGCTTGGGACCTACTTCAGCTCTCTGAAGTGCCGGAAGTGTAACAAGGGATCGATGGTGTCGAGCAAACCAACAG ACGAGGAAGCCGAATGGCACTGCACGAGCTGCGACCGCGTACTCGAAGCAGACGCGATGGCCATCGTAACTAAGGTGATGCAGGACGATGTTGGCAAGATTGTCTACATGGAGTCCGGAACGGAGCGGCTGGAGAGTTACGAGCAGGCATTCGCAAAGTATAGCGCCGTGCTAGAACCGCTGCACTACCTTTTGACCTCGATTCGGCAATCTCTGATCGAGTTGTACGGACGAGTTCCGGAATACCGACTGCAGGAGCTGTCCGATGCCAAGCTGGAACGGAAAATTGCACTGTGCAAAGACATCATGCGCGTGCTGGACGTGTTTGAGCCGGGAAAGACACGATCGCGTGCGATAGTGCTGTACGAACTGCACGCACCAATCGTGGTGCTGAGCCAGTCTCTGCTTGATCAGGGTAAAATTGACATCGAAACGATGAAGGTTCGGTTCGAAGAGGTGGTCGTGATGTTGGAAGAATGTGCCGAGATCTTGGAGTGGGAAGATCCGGCGACGCCGGAGGGTACGCTGGCGAATCTGGTTAAGGAGTCGATCGTCAAGTTGACTCTCTAA
- the LOC120424092 gene encoding DNA-directed RNA polymerase, mitochondrial produces MYRILSLRNLSRQRANRVLAAGGKSSFGVRLNPELTCFQNFSLLCNQRAEGTSPVLLGEEILPNKLNIIKRVHSTTTTQEKLDLLKKKKRKKSNSKKFTELLKVTDTSTKQTKTSIQNLKAQKLADFINNQISQESPPEETVGPPSCAATPVDTSRWSFAETPVIYIGKDMKEVELSNETLAEILESYRVLKDLHERRQATTSAEEAGAEEELIEEVEVVEPTKGKGKSSRGKKEADAGKKFASKYYKNSELESLARQKSFHFTLHAYLDICLTSGMINRAYATVLNYRHKRNRKCLDVEIYNILMHGYAEKGNLLKLKDIMKILKEDSIEPNAQTFAAIFECLGRLETTDELRADARTYLQEAQAKGFSMNDIMDRSKFTHDQRETVLCLFREMSPGFSPSYTAPALHYNNHLLNALNEHVPPIDGQVSVGESMAGSEIMASKAGFSREQLEDFSKAQVELELKGHLTVKSIQKFPEPTETVKNYRKELEELRKVWTKQITAALHRDVNTLKAVTESKTSRAINLFPYLKSLSVAQYTEILLDEAQMLIEGSDTFSIVTSHLHRELGKKVEARYHVEQKRTNGVLDKTCEVYNLYCDGLAEGQSSDNPRQLWQRLVHENRQDGASLDIQSIAWPRAAVNGVGKFLYNVLKNDLKINVNATARGSRQVKLVPAFYSLFRYEAKVAKEQIKPHPVLIKLYRNSQQDSLKFDINLVPMLCPPQPWSTAVNGGYILAKSDLIRLPQQAHQQSERIAEASPQDMYPTLDALNQLGSIPWKINDEVLDVVLAVFNKGGNSKLDVPEPPASLAPIEETIPRNEMTGYDRFNLMRKKMTHRRKQGDMYSLWCDALYRLSLANHFRGKVFWLPQNIDFRGRVYPIPPHLNHLGHDLARCLMVFHQKKPLGPDGFNWLKLHCINLTGLKKRDSVQDRLRYADEIMDDILDSADRPLTGRMWWSHSDEPWQTLACCMEIAKVHRCPNPAKFMSGFPIHQDGSCNGLQHYAALGRDTPGAISVNLAPADVPQDVYSAVAVLVEENRAKDAANNVKVAAILEGFIKRKVIKQTVMTTVYGVTRYGARKQIARQLEYIDEFPKEWVWPASSYLTVKTFNALSEMFTSAKEIQDWFTDCARLISAVCAQNVEWITPLGLPVVQPYNRSDRPAIPSKSIQIPEHFAMDSYEKPNIMKQKNAFPPNFVHSLDSSHMMLTSLYCERAGLTFISVHDCYWTHACTVATMNKICREQFVALHSEPILEDLSKFLVQKYSYDENEITNDGSVIDLTKRKLNRILQQYPDKGDFDLRRVLNSVYFFS; encoded by the exons ATGTACCGCATATTGTCCCTCCGGAACCTGTCCCGCCAGAGGGCCAACCGCGTGCTGGCGGCGGGAGGAAAATCGAGCTTTGGGGTGCGCCTCAATCCGGAACTGACCTGCTTCCAGAACTTTTCCCTTTTATGTAACCAGCGGGCGGAAGGAACGTCGCCGGTGCTGCTCGGAGAAG aaattttaccaaataaGCTGAATATAATCAAACGTGTTCATTCTACAACCACAACGCAAGAAAAGTTAGATTTATTGAAGAAGAAGAAACGCAAGAAAAGTAATTCGAAAAAGTTTACAGAACTATTAAAAG TAACCGATACCTCAACGAAACAAACCAAAACCTCCATCCAAAACTTGAAGGCGCAAAAGTTGGCCGACTTCATCAACAACCAAATCTCGCAGGAATCGCCACCGGAGGAAACCGTCGGGCCGCCGTCCTGCGCCGCCACCCCGGTGGACACCTCGCGGTGGTCTTTCGCCGAAACGCCCGTCATCTACATCGGCAAGGACATGAAGGAGGTTGAGCTGTCGAACGAAACGCTGGCGGAAATCCTCGAAAGTTATCGCGTGCTCAAAGACCTGCACGAGCGGCGACAAGCGACGACGAGCGCTGAGGAAGCTGGCGCGGAAGAGGAGCTGATCGAGGAGGTTGAAGTGGTTGAGCCGACGAAGGGGAAGGGAAAGTCGAGTCGGGGGAAGAAGGAGGCGGACGCGGGAAAGAAGTTTGCCTCGAAGTACTACAAGAACTCGGAGCTGGAATCGCTGGCGCGGCAGAAGAGCTTCCACTTTACGCTGCACGCCTATCTGGACATTTGTCTGACCAGTGGGATGATCAACCGGGCGTACGCAACGGTGCTTAATTATAGGCATAAGCGCAACCGAAAGTGTTTGGACGTGGAGATTTACAACATTTTGATGCATGGATATGCGGAGAAGGGAAATCTGCTTAAGCTGAAGGACATTATGAAGATCTTGAAGGAGGACAGCATCGAACCGAACGCGCAAACGTTTGCCGCGATCTTTGAGTGCCTTGGTCGGTTGGAGACGACCGACGAACTGCGAGCGGATGCTCGGACCTACCTCCAGGAAGCACAAGCCAAAGGCTTTTCCATGAACGACATCATGGATCGAAGCAAGTTCACGCACGATCAGCGTGAAACGGTGCTCTGTCTGTTCCGGGAGATGTCGCCCGGGTTCAGCCCAAGTTATACGGCGCCGGCACTGCACTACAACAATCACCTGCTAAACGCACTCAACGAGCACGTGCCACCGATTGACGGTCAGGTTTCCGTTGGAGAGTCGATGGCCGGATCTGAAATCATGGCTTCGAAAGCTGGATTTTCGAGGGAACAGCTTGAAGATTTCAGCAAGGCACAGGTCGAGCTTGAACTCAAAGGTCACCTGACGGTGAAAAGTATTCAAAAGTTCCCCGAACCAACGGAAACCGTGAAGAATTACCGCAAAGAGCTCGAAGAGCTGCGCAAGGTTTGGACCAAACAGATCACCGCCGCCCTTCACCGAGACGTCAACACGTTGAAAGCCGTAACGGAGTCCAAGACAAGTCGTGCCATCAACCTGTTTCCGTACCTGAAATCGCTCAGCGTGGCTCAGTACACGGAGATCCTGCTGGACGAGGCGCAGATGTTGATCGAGGGCTCGGACACGTTCAGCATCGTTACGTCGCATCTGCACCGGGAGCTGGGCAAGAAGGTCGAAGCCCGGTATCACGTCGAGCAGAAGCGAACGAACGGGGTGCTGGACAAGACGTGCGAGGTTTACAACCTGTACTGTGACGGTCTGGCGGAAGGTCAGAGTAGTGATAACCCGCGGCAGCTGTGGCAACGGTTGGTGCACGAAAACCGGCAGGATGGGGCCAGCTTGGACATTCAGAGCATTGCGTGGCCAAGAGCGGCTGTGAACGGGGTCGGGAAGTTTTTGTACAACGTGTTAAAGAACGACTTGAAGATCAACGTGAACGCAACGGCGAGAGGATCGCGGCAGGTTAAGCTGGTGCCGGCGTTTTATTCGTTGTTCCGGTACGAAGCTAAGGTGGCCAAAGAGCAGATTAAACCGCATCCGGTGTTGATAAAGCTGTACAGAAACTCGCAGCAGGACTCGCTGAAGTTCGACATCAATCTGGTGCCGATGTTGTGTCCTCCCCAGCCGTGGAGTACGGCCGTCAACGGCGGGTACATCTTGGCCAAATCGGACCTCATTCGGTTGCCCCAGCAGGCGCATCAACAGTCGGAGCGGATCGCCGAAGCCAGCCCGCAGGACATGTATCCGACGCTGGACGCGCTCAACCAGCTGGGCAGTATTCCGTGGAAGATCAACGACGAAGTGCTGGACGTGGTGCTGGCGGTGTTCAACAAGGGCGGCAACTCCAAGCTGGACGTTCCCGAGCCACCGGCCTCGTTGGCACCCATCGAAGAGACCATTCCGCGCAACGAAATGACCGGTTACGATCGGTTCAACCTGATGCGCAAGAAGATGACGCACCGGCGCAAACAAGGTGACATGTACAGCTTGTGGTGCGACGCGTTGTACCGACTCTCGCTGGCGAATCACTTCCGTGGGAAGGTTTTCTGGCTGCCGCAGAACATCGACTTCCGGGGACGGGTTTATCCGATCCCGCCGCACCTGAACCACCTCGGCCACGATCTGGCCCGCTGTCTGATGGTCTTTCACCAGAAGAAACCTCTCGGCCCGGATGGGTTCAACTGGCTCAAACTGCACTGCATCAATCTCACCGGGTTGAAGAAACGCGACTCGGTCCAGGATCGGCTACGCTACGCCGACGAAATCATGGACGACATTCTGGACTCGGCTGATCGACCCCTTACCGGTCGCATGTGGTGGAGTCATTCCGACGAACCGTGGCAAACACTGGCCTGCTGCATGGAGATCGCCAAAGTTCACCGCTGTCCAAACCCGGCTAAATTCATGAGCGGCTTCCCGATCCACCAGGACGGATCCTGCAACGGCCTGCAACACTACGCTGCCCTCGGCCGGGACACTCCCGGCGCCATCAGTGTGAACCTCGCCCCGGCGGACGTCCCCCAGGATGTGTACAGTGCCGTCGCGGTGCTCGTCGAGGAAAACCGCGCCAAAGACGCGGCCAACAACGTCAAAGTGGCGGCCATCCTCGAGGGCTTCATCAAGCGCAAAGTGATCAAGCAAACCGTCATGACCACCGTGTACGGCGTCACGCGTTACGGCGCCCGCAAACAGATCGCCCGCCAGCTCGAATACATCGACGAGTTCCCCAAGGAGTGGGTTTGGCCCGCGTCCAGCTATCTCACGGTGAAAACCTTCAACGCGCTCAGCGAGATGTTCACCTCGGCGAAGGAAATCCAGGACTGGTTCACCGACTGCGCCCGCCTCATCTCGGCCGTGTGCGCCCAGAACGTCGAGTGGATCACCCCGCTGGGACTGCCCGTGGTGCAGCCGTACAATCGCTCCGACCGACCCGCCATCCCGTCCAAATCGATCCAAATCCCCGAACACTTTGCCATGGACTCGTACGAAAAGCCCAACATTATGAAGCAGAAGAACGCCTTCCCGCCCAACTTTGTGCACTCGCTGGATTCGAGCCACATGATGCTGACGTCGCTGTACTGCGAGCGGGCCGGCCTCACCTTCATCTCCGTGCACGACTGCTACTGGACGCACGCCTGCACGGTGGCCACCATGAACAAG ATTTGCCGCGAACAGTTTGTCGCGCTGCACTCCGAACCCATCCTGGAAGATCTGTCCAAGTTCCTCGTTCAGAAGTACAGCTACGACGAAAA CGAAATAACCAACGACGGCTCGGTGATAGATCTGACCAAGCGCAAGCTGAACCGCATCCTGCAGCAGTACCCGGACAAGGGTGACTTTGACCTGCGCCGGGTGCTGAACTCGGTGTACTTTTTCAGCTAA